Sequence from the Alkalibacter saccharofermentans DSM 14828 genome:
TGGAACATCTGCTACCATACGACCAAACAATGCTATGTCAACTCCAGGTAATTCTTTCAAAGCGCCCTTTAATTTTTCCTTATCCTTTTTTGATGGTTTTTCACCTGCCACCTCAGGATTTTCCATTGCTAATTTAGCTATAGATTTGGCCTGCGCCATGCTTATGAAGAACAATGAATCAGTTCCCTTGTCAACAGACTTTATTTTCAACCCCGCATTGATTAAAAGTTGGGTCGCCAATTTTTCTGAATCTCCTTCATAACCTAGATCAGCTATTTGTTTTGCCACCAACTCTACAATTTTTTTTGTTCGAAACCCTAAATCATCAGAGTCGAACAAATTTTTGAACATCAAACGCATAGATCTTTTCCAGCTTTGAGAAGAAACCCTCGCTCGTGTAACTCCACCATAAATCGCAGTTTTGGGACTTCCGGTATCATCTCTGTTGATACAACTTGGGGGGACCGTCTGTAAAATATGCATATCCAAATACAACCTGTTGCTTTTCATCGATTCATCTCTCCTTATTTTTCATTATTTTATTTAAATTCACCTTCTATCTGCATTCTATATAAGTCTTGACCCCATTGCAGACGCACACCATCCCTAAAATCGGGGATTTGAAATAAGTAAATGTCTCTAGCCAATCTTGCGTAGTCCAATGGAATGTCTTTATTTTTCATGAGTTGAACCAAACTTCTTAACTGCCAAATAAATCTTTCCCGAGTATCTGAAGACGCTACTATATGAAATCTTCTCATCACTGAGACTTCGTTGTTTTTATCCTTATCAATAAGTTGTTTAACAGCCAAGCCCAAAGTCTTATCAGTCTTATGCATACATTGATTCTTAATATCCTTACCTTGTTGGTGCAATGCATAAAGACATAAAGCGGTGTGTACTGACCACTCCCCAATGGATGGTTCTTCGCTGATGCTGCTTAATGATACTGGCAATCCATTTAATGTTACATCCCACAACTCAGGTTGGCTTCCTGGTATTTTCCCAATTCCTCGACGAAGTTTGGCAAGTGTAGCTTTAGTCAGAGAATCGTTGTTGTTTGCTTTCAAATAGTTTATCTTTTGTCTTACAAATTCACTCGCTTTCTTGGCTTCACCATACATTAATATTTATCTCCTTTCAATTTCAAAACCTCTTGGCTTGCTGTATTGTATAGAAAACGATTAAACGCCTTTGGTGCTGCATATCTATTTTCTTTTCCATTTTCAATAACAATACGGCCAATAAAAGCTTTAACTCCAGCTTGTTCAACCAACTCATTTCCCAGTCTACGTATTATTCTTCTTTCTTCTTCCCACCATTCATTACAAACATCGTTCATTTCATCATTAATCGGATCTATTTTGCTTAACCATTTACGAAATGGCAAATCCAAACGATAATAACCTTGCTGTTTTGCAAAATCCCTACAATTTCTTACGTTGATATCCCCTTTTGCTTTAGCAACATTTTGAGCAAGTATTCCAACCTGCTGAACAAGCCTGTCTGTAATTTCAATTTCGTCTACAATACGGCTTAACCATTCATTTCCTAGATACGTCAATAAATCAGAGCTAAACGCAATCATATCACTTGACAAATCTTCTACAAAAAAATCTTTGTCAGCATATTTTAACGATACCGTTTGAAATCGAAACAGTGATAATGGAATTATATTTTCCGCTTTTAAACGTGCTATCCAACTGACAACTCCTGGACGTTGTTTCCCTTGTCTTTGGACTGCTATAGTAGAAAAATCCCTCCAAATCTGACGTGCTGGATCATGTCGTTTCGGCTGATATACAGGTGAGTCTGATTCTTTTTTAGCTGTATTTTTCCAAACTGTCATTTGTTCTGCAAAAGCGTTCTCTTTTTGGAAAAATTCTCCTCCAAGCAACGAGAAACCAATTATTTTTTCATCAAGACGCTTTAGTAGCAAGCGCCTAGATTGTATTGTTAACAATTCGGAGGGGTTGTCAGGTATCGATATTTCAACTCTTTCACCTGTTCTCACTGGATTTTCCCATATAGGCGATTCTTTCCCCCACAATTCATTTAATCCATCCTTTAAAAATATCATGTTCAGAAGTAGTGTCTCAAACAAATTATCACCTACAGCAATTATCAATCCTAGTTTCCCTAGCCATCCAGCACCAGGGCTAGGCAATCCTTTCTCTTTAGGTTTAGCAGAAGTATCATCAAAGGAATTTATGTACAAAAGCCATCGCGCTGCTTCTGGATAACTTAGCGCTGTTTTTTCATCACCTGACCTTTGTGGAAATAAACGCAATTTATTGTTGCTCTCTGATAAGATTCCATTTAGTTTTGCAGCAGTGTATTCCGTGGCATTTTCTAAATTTGGCACTTGATAAAAAGGTGCTTCTGGATGAAACAACCAAAAACGATCGCTATACATATTTAGATATTCATTAATAATTGGCACATCTAAAGTTCTTTTATCCCATAAACTCTTCCATCTCCACAGTGCTTCACTTGGGGATTTTATTGGTTCAAACTTGCCACTTAAATCGTATCTACTAAAAACTGCATGTAGTATAGCTAATAACAATCGTAGGACTGCGATATCTTGACTATCCATTTCACCAGCCAATCTTTTCCATTCATGAGCACGCTCGAAAACCGTCACAAGAGACACTTCTTCCTTCTGACCATTATGTTTTATAACGGCAATCCACGGTTCATTCAATAAATTAAATTCTTTTTCCTTCATTCAACCGCTCCTCCTTCTCGTAGTACAATCCATAAGTTTGACTGTAAAACAGAAAATACTCTCCTATTTTAGCTACCAATCTACTATCTAGCACTAAAAACAATTCCCCTGAGAGCCATGGTGAATATAACCACTCTAGAAACTCATTTTGAGCCAATAACTCAAGTTCTTCAATGGTTTTATCAATATTCCATGGTGCACACAATACAGATGGTAATCTAATTCTGCAACGTGCCAATACTTGAGCTGAATACTTATCTAAAACTTCATACTTCGGTAATTCACGACCATTTTCAATCCATGGTAAATATCGAATCCTACCTGAGCTGTCTTTTTGAACAACCAACACCTCAATAGATTCATCTCCATCACGGACCGCAGCTTCACCACTTTTTTCGCCTACATAGGTTTGAAGCCAACTTTTCATATCTCCGTCAACCCAGGGTCTATCTATTCTATAAGAGTTCGCACGTTGAATTTTATCTTGTATTCGTTTTTTGTAATCTGAAAACGCCTTTGTATAATTAGATTTTTCTAAAAAACTTCCCTCTTTTGCATATGTTTTTTGTACCAACTGAGAAATATCATCCGGTAATAATATTTTTGAAGGAATGCAATCACGTGTACGCAAGAGCAAATATTCACCATATACTTTTTCTGTACCTTCTTCAAATTTTCCATCTATAATACCAGTTAAAAAACACCGAGCAACTTTTAACTTTTCGGGTCTCTCTCTCGAGTGCCTGTGCAATCTACCAATACGTTGTAAAATCAAATCCATCGGTGAAATATCAGTAATCAAGACATCAAAATCAATGTCAAGAGACTGTTCAAGCACCTGTGTCCCGACGATAATTCTTTTATAAGGTCGTACTTTTTCTTTGCTTGGTTTCCCAAGTTCTGATATAATAAGTCTCTCCTTCTCCGCACGATCAGGCGCTAAAAACCTAGAATGATAAAGCTTCACAATATTATCGTCGAACTTTTCACTCAGCAATTTTGCAATTTTTTGCGCTCTACTAACTGTGTTTACAATTATACCTGCACAACCTCCATCCGATATCAGGTCGTTCAGCTTTTTAAAAAGATCATTGTCTGACAGATAGTCCACTTGAACGGTTTTTGATTTTTGGTCTATGCCAACATCTATTTGGGAAACATTATTTCCTTCTGTGTATGTTATAATTGGGTAATTAAAACTTGTACTCCACTCAGGCAAACTACTATCCTTAATATTACCTCTATTTAATGGATCTGACTGATTTTTTTTATAGGAGGCCTTATTTAAGTATGCATCGATAACTTCTCTTCGCTTATCTGTAGTTAGCGTAGCAGATAGAACAATTACAGGGACTCTATATGCTCCCAACCAGTTCAAAGCTCTTGATAGATACTGACACATGTACGCATCATAGGCATGACACTCATCAATTATTACAACTTTATTTGCTAAACCCAGATGCCTCAACATCACATGCTTTTGCTTCAAGGCTGCCAGGAGTAGCTGATCGATAGTACCTACAGCAAAGTCGTCAAGCATATTTTTTTTTCGTCCTTCATACCATTCATGAACAAACACACTGCTGCTATCGTTCTCATTTTCTCTAATCTTTTGATATAATTCGTTAAATTCAGCTTTACCATGCATTAAACGAAGTGACTGAAAGTCATCACAATCAAGTTTTTCTACCCATTTTAATATCCGAGGAAAAATCCCATCTGAAGTTGATTGAGTTGGAAGCGCAAAAAAAACTCCTTTTCTTTTACTTTTTGATGCAAATATCTCTGCAGCAACAAGTGCTGCTTCTGTTTTCCCTACACCCATTGGAGCTTCTATTATCATGATCCCAGGAGATTCTATCTTCTTTGATTCGTTTAAAACAGTTGCTTGAAGTTCATTAGGCATAAAATCAAAACGTTGTTGAAAAAAGTCTGTTTGAATCCATTTGCTACCAACTCTCCATGGATCAGTTAACAACAATGTATCCCAAGCATATTCAATTCTTGAGCGAGCATTATAATCATCCAACTCATCAATTCTTATTAGTGGAAAATATTTTTCATTGCTAACAATCCAATCTACCATTATAATCAACCCACTTAGCAATACTTGCGCTGACATTTGAGGACTTGGTAGTTCTTTTATTGATGAAAACCCTGCTAATTCAAGTGAATATTCAATCAATTCTTGTTGAACGTTAGTCCATTGTCTATAACCTTCTTTTCCTAAATGGAAGTTTTCAGCATATATTCCAACTCCACTATTTATTAATATCTCGTTTTCAGGTGGTTTACCGTGATGAGAGCCTGCTACGGACGATATGCTTGTGTTACAACCAAATTGCTCTAATAATTTATATGTTGCTAATGCATGTGGTGTTTTTATTGCTCTTTTAAAATATGCTGAGGGTTTTATAGGTAGCCCTGAATCATATATTTGATTGAAAATAAATGATTCTAATTCACTATGCAGCAAATTAGATTTCGCTTGAAAAACAGGAGTCGCTTTTCCTAAATCATGAACCGCCGATAAAAAAACAAAAAGCTTTTCTGCCTCAGATTTATCTGCAATACCATCATTTATAACTTCTATTACACCCTCTGGAATCCATAGATTCCATATTTTTTTTGCCATCATGGCTGCATCTTTCATATGATATACTAATGGAAGCCACATCAATTCTTGATCTTTACTTTTTTTTGCCCACAAGCTTCTAGCCATCTCAGATATCAAGTTCCCCCCCCTTGAAGTCAAACTTAACTTTTGTATCATCGCACTTATTTATATTATATAAGTGTATTTTACCATATTTAATAGCTAAATCTCTATTTTTGGAAAATAAATTTCTAATTTAAGTTTCTGTTGTTAATTTTCATCAACGTCCAGAAAAGTTGTGACTAAACTCCTGATTGTGGTGATATGCTTTCCTCGTAGTAGCCCTCGATATGTTAAGATGGTTGTCATGAGCTTTGAAAAAGACTCGACAGGGACACTTCTCAAATCTAATGTCAGTTTTGACGGTTGGTTGGGAAGTGTCCCTTTTTACCCTTACCCTTATTTGCACTTCACTTTCTTTTAAAAGGGTCCCCATTAGTTCTTCAAAGAATATCTTATCCCTGTACTCGTTGAAAATCTTATCTTTATTTATTCCTCTCATCATACTTGTGGGGCTAGCTTTTCTAACTAATCTTGGCATCTTATTCACCTCAAGTGGAAATCAACATATTAAAATTTAGAAAGCAACAGGAACCGTCCCTGTTGCTTTCTCTCTTATTCTGCTTTACTGGCTAGTTCCAATAATTTTGCCGGCATCCGATTTCTAAGCTCCCAAATAATATTAATTGGAGCTGATCCTTCATGCCGTACATAATCGGCAAATCCTAAACAAGTATATAAGCATGTATAGTCCTTTTGCTTCTTATAACTTCTAGCAAACATCAAGACTTTTCGCCCACTTTTCTTCTGAGAAATATAACGCTGACCAGTAGTCGATTCAACCGTAGTTCTACTTTGGCTTTGCCAGTGAAATAATTTTTCATTAATAGCATAGTCATCATATAAAGTAGTTTCACTATAGTCAGACTCACTCTTGTTTAAAGTTACAAATAATACATCCATTTCTTTTTCGTTAATGTAGAGAACGCCTTCTCTTAATGGATACAGTCTTTCATAATTGTGTTTTTCAAGAGCTGAGAGGACCATATTTATTGTATAAACACCGTGAAGCTCAAGTGCTCCATTAAGCTCGGCTATGGGCGTCGTTACTTGATCTTGATGATCATAAGTGAATTGTATAACCGACATAAGCTCATCAAAATAACACTGTTTCCCAAACAGCATGTCTAAAACTTCATTAAATTCCTTTCCAAGCATATTTATACCTTCGTTCATAAATGTGTAATAGAGCATATCCAAATATAAACTGGACAAATGAGACGTTCTGATAGTACTTAAATCAAATCTCTCCGCATAAATATCGGGCAGGTTATCCAATAACCATTTCAACCAATGCACAGCCTTGACTTGAGAAAGCCTCGCATAACCGTTGCTTAGCATTTTATCATGTTCCCTGCTTGAACCGGGCATATTGGAAAGTCCAGATAGTGTAGCTTTTTTCGAATCGATTCTATACAACTCAAGTGGACTGACGTTCCAGTGAATGAAAAAATCCAAGAAATTATTTTTGGAATCTTTCCCCTGCCAGTCTCTTATCTTGCGAAGTACCTGCCTTTTGTTGTTGACCGCATTTGAAATATGATTCAAAACTGTTTTTTGTGCAACCTTCTCCAGATATATAGCGCATCCTTTGGGCACATGGACAAATCCTGATTTAATTTCTTGACTGACAGATCCTTTTGTCTGTTTCATTAAAGCTCTAAAGCGTTCTTCAAAATTATACTCAGCCCTTTGTTGCCCTACAAAATCAATTACTGTGAGAGCTTCTTTGTCTTCTGATAATCGAAGTCCCCTTCCTAATTGTTGTAAAAAAACTGTAAGGCTTTCCGTCGGTCTTAAAAACAAAACGGTATTCACTTCCGGTATGTCTACTCCTTCATTGTATAGGTCTACTACAAACACAAAGTGAATCTCTTTGGATACAAGTCTCTGTTTTGTGCTTTCTCTTATTTTCAAATCGGAATCTGATGTTAAAAAATCTGAAGGAATCCCTGAATCATTAAAAAAGTTAGCCATAAACTCAGCATGTTTTTTTGTGACACAAAATCCGATACCTATAATTTCTGCCCAATCTAAGGCGTAATTTCCTATTGCCATTTTTATTTGTTCTGCGCGGATTTTGGCACTTCGTTCGCTTAAGACTATTAGGTTTTCTAAATCCTCCATATTATACTTTCCTGCTTGCCATCTCACATGTCGAAAGTCTATGCTGTCAGTTACACCAAAATAATGAAATGGACTTAATAGTTTTCTTTCGATAGCTTCGGTCAACCTCAGCTGAATTGCATCCGGACTATCAAAGTAGTCAAAGATACTCTGACCATCTGTTCTCTCAGGTGTTGCAGTCAAACCCAAGAGTATCTTAGGCTTAAAGTGCCTCAGCAGATCTTGGTAGGATGGTGCTGCCGCATGGTGAAATTCATCTACTATGATAAAGTCATAATAATCCTCTGGTAATGTTTCAATAAACTTTGTCGAATTAACAGACTGGATTGATACAAAAACGTGCTCTATGCTTTCAGGTCTTATTCCATCAACCAGTAAACCGCCAAAATTAGGCTGCTTTAATATATTTCTGAAGCACTGCAAGCTCTGAGATAATATTTCTTTTCTGTGGGCTACAAATAGCAACCTGGCTCTTTGATTTTCTTTATTAAAACGTTTGTAATCAAATGCTGAAATCACGGTTTTGCCTGTACCAGTGGCAGAAATTACTAGGTTTCTGAAATTGCCGTGCACCTGTCGCTCGGCTTCTAGCTTATCTAGAATTTCCTGTTGGTAATGATGTGGTGATATATCAAAATAGTGAACATCCATTGCAGAATTACCATTTGATTCGATTCCTTTTCCCTTTAACAGTGCGGTTTTTAGTCTGTTTTCGTCTGTTTCGCGGTTAAAGATCATAAATTCAGGGCTATTCCAATACGTCTCAAATGTTGCCTCAATTTTTTGCATAGCAGGTTTAGAGTCATATTCTGAAAGTTTTACGTTCCACTCTAGACCACTAGTCATGGCACTTTCAGATAAATTTGATGATCCAATATATGCCGTGCTAAATCCTGTATTTCTCCAAAAAACATATGTTTTTGCATGAAGTCGAGTTCTTTCAGTATCGTAAGAGATCTTTATTTCAGTATTGCAAAGCTTAGACAACCAATCAACCGCTTTATAGTCTGTAGCTCCTATATATGAAGTTGTTATCACCCTTAGTTTTCCACCTTGTTCCGTAAATTCCTTAAGTTCATCCATAACCAATCTCAACCCTGTCCACTTTACAAAAGATATCAACCAGTCAATGCGCTCGCAACTAACTATTTCCTTGCGGATTTCTGATTCCATTCTTGGTTCATGAGCAGCACCTGTAAATAAACTCTGAGTTGCCACACTTGTGGAAGGTCTTACTAACTCCATTTTTGATTTATTAACTAGATGCTCAGCTTTCCTTTCAGCAATAGCCAAAAGCATCTCACCCTCTTTTTGGATCCAATAATTATCTAGCCGCTTAATTAAATCCACATCAGGACTTTTCTGTTGAGACAAAAAATTCGCCATATAACGAATCAACTCATTAGCCAAGCTTAACCTGTCTTCAATTTTATGGTTTTTGTGATCAAGAGCTGTAAATACTTCTCTAAGAATTTTTGCCAAGTAATTAGCTAGCATATCCTGGGATGTTACCGCATTTATATAGCTTTTATCGATATAAAATTTAGGATTATGAGCTAGTTTTTCCAGCTCTTGATGGATATATCCATTTATAACTTGCTCATAGATTCCTATGGGTAGATTTGTTTTCAATGCAATTCACCTGCTTTATGCGTCATCTTGTTCTCAAAATGCGTTTTTTCAACTTTATCCTTATTATCCCATCTTCAGTCTCTAATTACAACACGTTATTTACATCATTAAACTTTTTCTTGAATCTATACGATAAATATGTAATTACCTTTAAAGTAACATCCGTTCTTCATAGCCTCCTAAAATTCAATAAAAAAAGTGTCTTAGAGGTGGCATGAAAATTCCTAACCTCTAAAACACCTTAAAACTCTTAATCCTTGATTTGCCTACGTTTTCATTACTCCCACTCGATAGTGCTTGGCGGCTTGCTCGTTACGTCATAAACTATACGGTTAACGTGGCTTACCTCGTTAACTATCCTGGTAGAAATTCTCTCCAATACGTCATGTGGAATTCTTGCCCAGTCGCTGGTCATTCCGTCGGTGCTTGTTACAGCCCTTAGTCCGATGGTGTAGTCGTAGGTTCTCTCATCGCCCATGACCCCAACGCTTCTATTGCCGGGAAGCACTGCAAAGTACTGCCAGATCTCTTGATCTAGGCCTGATTTTTTGATCTCGTCTCTAAATACGAAGTCTGCTTCCTTTAAGATATCGAGCTTTTCCTGGGTTATCTCTCCCATTATCCTTATTGCAAGGCCCGGTCCCGGGAAAGGCTGTCTCCATACAAGGTCTTTAGGTATGCCTATCTCTTCTCCTACGGCTCTAACTTCGTCTTTAAACAGGTCTCTAAGAGGCTCTATAAGCTCAAAGCCAAGGTCTTCAGGCAGTCCTCCAACGTTGTGGTGGCTTTTTATTACAGCCGCGTCTTTAGTTCCGCTTTCTATTACATCGGGATAAATTGTTCCCTGGAGAAGATAGTCTATTCCTTCAAGCTTCTGGGCTTCCTCTTCAAATACCCTGATGAACTCTTCTCCGATAATCTTTCTCTTCGTCTCAGGATCTGATACACCTTTAAGCTTATTTAAAAATCTTTCCTGGGCATTTACCCTGATGAAGTTCATGTGGAAACGCTCTTTAAATATCTTTTCCACCTGGTCTCCTTCGTCTTTTCTGAGAAGACCGTGGTCTACAAAGATGCAGTGAAGATTGTCCCCTATGGCTTTGTGTACGAGTACGGATGCAACGGAAGAGTCTACCCCGCCGCTTAACGCGCACAGTACTTTTTTGTCTCCAACAAGTTCCTTAACCTTTTGAATCTCTTCCTGGGCGAAGTTTGCCATTGTCCACTCACCGGAGCAGCCGCAGATGTCATATAAGAAGTTAGATAAAATCTGTCTTCCAAATTGGGTATGCTCTACTTCCGGGTGGAACTGAACTGCATATAGACGCTTTTCTTCGTTTTCCATAGCCGCTACAGGACAGGTTTCCGTCTTTGCAGTAACTGCAAAGCCCTGTGGGACATCCTTAATGTAGTCTGTGTGGCTCATCCAGCAGATGGAGCTTTCCCCAACACCCTTAAGAATCTTGCTTTCTTTAAGGATATGAAGCTCTTTTTTCCCGTATTCTCTGATATCCGGTCTTGCTACGAATCCGCCAAGTATGTTTGCCATAAGCTGAGCTCCATAGCATATGCCAAGCACGGGTATTCCCAATTCAAATATCTCTTTGTCGCAAGCAGGAGCCTTGTCAGCATATACGCTTGAAGGACCCCCTGTAAATATTATGCCCTTGGGGTTTTTCTTTTTTATCTTTTCAATGGATGTGTCGTAAGGCAGGATCTCGCAGAAAACCTTCTCTTCTCTGACCCTTCTTGCAATCAATTGATTGTATTGCCCTCCGAAATCCAGCACTATTACCAGTTCGTGATTTTCCATTTTTCCTCCCGCATCAATAATTGGCGCTGCTGTAGTTAGAAGGCTCTTTTACTATGGAGACATCGTGAGGATGGCTTTCCTTCAAACCTGCGCTTGTTATTTTTATAAACTCTGTATTTTCCTTAAGCTCATTGATGTTTTTGACTCCGCAGTATCCCATGCCGGCTCTTAATCCGCCGATCATCTGGAATATGCTGTCCGCCAAAGGCCCTTTGTAAGGCACTTTGCCCTCCACGCCTTCAGGAACCAGCTTTCTTTGGCCTTCCTGGAAGTACCTGTCCGAGCTGCCTTGCTTCATGGCAGCCTCCGAGCCCATGCCTCTGTACGCTTTAAAGCTTCTTCCCTGGTAGATCATCATCTCTCCGGGGCTTTCCTCGGTTCCGGCAAAAAGTCCGCCTATCATCACACAGTCGGCTCCTGCGGCTATGGCTTTTACCACATCCCCTGAGAACTTGATTCCTCCGTCTGCAATAACCGGCACTCCGTATTCCTTAGCAACTTCGGCACAGTCCATAATAGCTGTAATCTGGGGAACTCCGATACCTGCTATTACTCTCGTGGTGCATATAGATCCCGGTCCGATGCCCACTTTTATTGCGTCGACTCCCGCTTCTATCAAGTCTCTTGCTGCAGAAGCGGTTGCGATGTTTCCTGCGATAAGCTGGGTATCCGGGAATTTGGTTTTAATCGTTCTTACCATCTCCACCACGCCCACTGAGTGTCCGTGAGCAGTATCCAGCACGATGACGTCTGCATTTGCCTCTATAAGGGCCTTTGCTCTTTCAAGGCTATCCTTGCTGACTCCTACCGCTGCACCTACAATCAGCCTGCCGTTGCTGTCCTTTGCAGAGTTAGGATACTTGATTGCCTTTTCGATGTCCTTAATTGTTATCAAGCCTTTTAAGTAGAAGTTGTCATCTACTATAGGAAGCTTCTCGATTTTATGACGCTTCAAGATTTTTTCAGCTTCCTCAAGGGTAGTTCCCTCAGGGGCTACAACAAGGTCTTCTTTTGTCATTGCGTCTTTTATTTTCTTTAAAGGGTCATTTTCAAATCTAAGGTCCCTGTTGGTTATGATTCCAACAAGCTTACCTTCTTCTGTTATAGGCACGCCGGAAATATGGTATCTTTCCATTAGCTCAAGAGCGTCTCCTATTATATGTTCCGGACTTAAAAAGAAAGGATCTACGATTACGCCGTGTTCGCTTCTTTTAACCTTGTCAACTTCCATTGCCTGGTCTTTGATATCCATGTTCTTGTGGATTATTCCAATTCCACCCTGTCTTGCAATTGCTATTGCAAGCTTAGCTTCAGTAACAGTATCCATGCCTGCACTGGCTATTGGAATGTTAAGCTTGATTTTTTTTGTCAAAACTGTGCCTATTTCCACCTGATGAGGCAGAATTTCGGATTTTGAAGGCACTAAAAGCACGTCGTCGAAGGTCAACCCTTCTCTAATCATTTTACTCATTTTTTCCCTCCTATTTTAATTAAATGTGCGTACGCACGTTATGCAGCGTTTTGAAAAGCAATGCTTGCTTTTATGAAAACAGTCATTTTGATTGCAAAAAAGACAAATAGCTCTTTCTACTTGTCTTAAGATATTGTGAAATACCCTAGCTTATAGTCGAAAAATTTACGGTTTTTCGGTAGAGACTTCCAGGCCATATCCCTGATTTTATATAAGATAGCTGCGATTGGTTTATGATATTTTTATAAGTATAGTATTGTTCAATTTATTTGTCAATAAGAATCAATATAAATGAATATTCTGAAAATTCCCTATGAACAAAGGACCTTCCATATATGTGAAGGTCCTGGAAATTATATCTGAAGTTTTAAATCACCATCTTTGAT
This genomic interval carries:
- the guaA gene encoding glutamine-hydrolyzing GMP synthase, coding for MENHELVIVLDFGGQYNQLIARRVREEKVFCEILPYDTSIEKIKKKNPKGIIFTGGPSSVYADKAPACDKEIFELGIPVLGICYGAQLMANILGGFVARPDIREYGKKELHILKESKILKGVGESSICWMSHTDYIKDVPQGFAVTAKTETCPVAAMENEEKRLYAVQFHPEVEHTQFGRQILSNFLYDICGCSGEWTMANFAQEEIQKVKELVGDKKVLCALSGGVDSSVASVLVHKAIGDNLHCIFVDHGLLRKDEGDQVEKIFKERFHMNFIRVNAQERFLNKLKGVSDPETKRKIIGEEFIRVFEEEAQKLEGIDYLLQGTIYPDVIESGTKDAAVIKSHHNVGGLPEDLGFELIEPLRDLFKDEVRAVGEEIGIPKDLVWRQPFPGPGLAIRIMGEITQEKLDILKEADFVFRDEIKKSGLDQEIWQYFAVLPGNRSVGVMGDERTYDYTIGLRAVTSTDGMTSDWARIPHDVLERISTRIVNEVSHVNRIVYDVTSKPPSTIEWE
- the guaB gene encoding IMP dehydrogenase; this encodes MSKMIREGLTFDDVLLVPSKSEILPHQVEIGTVLTKKIKLNIPIASAGMDTVTEAKLAIAIARQGGIGIIHKNMDIKDQAMEVDKVKRSEHGVIVDPFFLSPEHIIGDALELMERYHISGVPITEEGKLVGIITNRDLRFENDPLKKIKDAMTKEDLVVAPEGTTLEEAEKILKRHKIEKLPIVDDNFYLKGLITIKDIEKAIKYPNSAKDSNGRLIVGAAVGVSKDSLERAKALIEANADVIVLDTAHGHSVGVVEMVRTIKTKFPDTQLIAGNIATASAARDLIEAGVDAIKVGIGPGSICTTRVIAGIGVPQITAIMDCAEVAKEYGVPVIADGGIKFSGDVVKAIAAGADCVMIGGLFAGTEESPGEMMIYQGRSFKAYRGMGSEAAMKQGSSDRYFQEGQRKLVPEGVEGKVPYKGPLADSIFQMIGGLRAGMGYCGVKNINELKENTEFIKITSAGLKESHPHDVSIVKEPSNYSSANY